From a single Lactococcus allomyrinae genomic region:
- the hpt gene encoding hypoxanthine phosphoribosyltransferase yields the protein MLDRDIEKVLVSEDEIVEKSKELGAVLTKEYADKNPLVLGILRGSVPFLAELIKHIDAHLETDFMTVSSYHGGTKSSGEVKLILDVDTAVKDRDILIVEDIIDTGRTLKYLKELLEHRGARVKIVTLLDKPEGRVVEITPDYSGFTIPNEFVVGFGLDYNENYRNLPYVGVLKPEVYTK from the coding sequence ATGCTTGATAGAGACATTGAAAAAGTGCTTGTTTCAGAGGATGAAATCGTCGAAAAATCTAAAGAGCTTGGCGCAGTTTTGACTAAAGAATATGCTGATAAAAATCCGTTAGTTCTAGGAATTTTAAGAGGTTCTGTTCCATTTTTGGCTGAGTTGATTAAACACATTGATGCCCATCTTGAAACAGATTTTATGACTGTTTCAAGTTATCACGGTGGTACAAAATCATCAGGTGAAGTCAAGCTGATTTTAGATGTTGATACAGCTGTTAAAGACCGCGATATTCTTATTGTTGAGGATATTATTGATACGGGACGTACTCTGAAGTATCTGAAAGAGCTTTTGGAGCATCGTGGTGCTCGTGTAAAAATCGTTACTTTACTTGATAAGCCTGAAGGACGTGTTGTTGAGATTACTCCAGATTATTCTGGTTTCACTATTCCAAATGAATTTGTTGTCGGATTTGGATTAGATTATAATGAAAATTATCGCAACCTTCCCTATGTTGGTGTCTTGAAACCAGAGGTTTACACAAAATAA
- the ftsH gene encoding ATP-dependent zinc metalloprotease FtsH encodes MNNNKQPKQGNFVKNIFMWVMLAIIVVVGFNFFFSNNHSNVDKISYSQLMTKLDDGKIKTITMQPSDSLITVTGEYKEPVKVDNAGSFPLLGNSTTEVKEFQAYIIPTDSIVKDMQNVASDNDVKISVIQASSSGMWIQILSYIIPMLLFVGVFWLMMGGMGSRGGGGAGNPMSFGKSRAKQQDGKTSKVRFADVAGSEEEKQELVEVVDFLKNPKKYHDLGARIPAGVLLEGPPGTGKTLLAKAVAGEAGVPFYSISGSDFVEMFVGVGASRVRDLFENAKKTSPSIIFIDEIDAVGRQRGAGLGGGNDEREQTLNQLLVEMDGFQDNANSVIVIAATNRSDVLDPALLRPGRFDRKVLVGAPDVKGREAVLRVHAKNKPLDSSVDLKVIAQQTPGFVGADLENVLNEAALVAARRNKRVIDASDIDEAQDRVIAGPAKKDKKISEHERETVAYHEAGHTIVGLVLSNANTVHKVTIVPRGRAGGYMIALPKEDQFLLSKEDMKENLAGLMGGRAAEQIIYNQITTGASNDFEQATRIARGMVTQYGMSERLGTVSYEGDHAVFIGRDYGQTKTYSEATAIAIDEEIRAITKEAYDKAVEVIQAHREQHKAIAMALLKYETLNAKQILSLFNTGKMPEGEGVEESSIEPKSFDEILSAKNDFSNINIYSGDETSSSEPENKKSENETAE; translated from the coding sequence ATGAATAACAACAAGCAACCAAAACAAGGAAATTTTGTAAAAAATATCTTCATGTGGGTCATGTTAGCTATTATCGTTGTTGTCGGGTTCAATTTCTTTTTCAGTAATAACCATTCAAACGTAGATAAAATCAGCTATTCACAATTAATGACTAAGCTCGATGATGGCAAGATTAAGACAATCACAATGCAGCCATCTGATAGTTTGATAACTGTTACAGGGGAATATAAAGAGCCAGTAAAAGTTGACAATGCGGGGAGCTTCCCACTTTTAGGAAATTCAACAACTGAAGTTAAGGAATTTCAAGCATATATTATCCCAACAGATAGTATAGTTAAAGATATGCAAAACGTTGCATCAGATAATGATGTAAAAATCAGTGTTATCCAAGCTTCATCAAGTGGTATGTGGATTCAAATCCTTTCATACATTATCCCTATGCTCCTTTTCGTGGGTGTTTTCTGGTTGATGATGGGTGGAATGGGTTCCCGTGGTGGCGGTGGCGCAGGCAATCCGATGTCATTTGGGAAATCTCGTGCCAAACAGCAAGATGGTAAGACATCAAAAGTTCGTTTTGCTGACGTTGCAGGTTCAGAAGAAGAAAAACAAGAGCTTGTTGAAGTCGTAGACTTCCTCAAAAATCCTAAGAAATATCATGATTTAGGCGCTCGTATTCCTGCTGGTGTACTTCTTGAAGGTCCTCCAGGTACAGGTAAAACTTTGCTTGCTAAGGCAGTTGCCGGTGAAGCAGGAGTTCCTTTTTACAGTATCTCGGGTTCTGATTTCGTAGAAATGTTTGTCGGTGTTGGTGCCTCACGTGTACGTGATCTTTTCGAAAACGCTAAGAAAACCTCTCCATCAATTATCTTCATTGATGAAATTGATGCTGTTGGACGTCAACGTGGCGCAGGTCTTGGTGGTGGTAACGATGAGCGTGAGCAAACTTTGAATCAACTCCTTGTAGAGATGGATGGTTTCCAAGATAATGCCAACTCTGTTATCGTTATCGCAGCTACTAACCGTTCTGATGTACTTGACCCAGCATTGTTGCGTCCAGGACGTTTTGACCGTAAGGTTCTTGTTGGTGCTCCAGATGTTAAGGGCCGTGAAGCTGTACTTCGTGTCCATGCTAAAAATAAACCACTTGATTCAAGTGTTGACCTCAAAGTTATTGCTCAACAAACTCCAGGTTTCGTTGGTGCTGACCTTGAAAATGTCCTAAATGAAGCAGCTCTTGTCGCTGCTCGCCGTAATAAGAGAGTTATTGATGCATCTGACATTGATGAAGCTCAAGACCGAGTTATTGCAGGTCCAGCGAAGAAAGACAAGAAGATTTCAGAGCATGAACGTGAAACAGTGGCTTACCATGAAGCAGGTCATACCATTGTTGGACTTGTTCTTTCAAATGCTAATACAGTCCATAAAGTTACAATTGTTCCACGTGGTCGTGCTGGTGGATATATGATTGCTCTTCCAAAAGAAGACCAGTTCCTCTTGTCTAAGGAAGATATGAAAGAAAATCTTGCAGGACTTATGGGTGGTCGCGCAGCTGAGCAAATTATCTATAACCAAATTACTACCGGAGCTTCTAATGACTTTGAACAAGCTACACGTATTGCTCGTGGAATGGTTACTCAGTATGGAATGTCTGAAAGACTTGGTACAGTTAGTTATGAAGGTGACCATGCAGTGTTCATTGGACGTGACTATGGTCAAACAAAAACTTACTCCGAAGCAACAGCAATTGCTATTGATGAAGAAATTCGTGCAATTACGAAAGAAGCTTATGATAAAGCAGTTGAAGTCATTCAAGCACATCGTGAACAACATAAAGCAATTGCGATGGCATTGCTTAAATATGAAACACTTAATGCTAAGCAAATTCTTTCACTTTTCAACACAGGTAAAATGCCTGAAGGTGAAGGAGTCGAAGAAAGTAGTATTGAGCCAAAATCATTTGATGAAATTTTATCAGCAAAAAATGATTTCTCAAATATTAATATTTATAGTGGTGATGAAACCTCAAGTTCTGAACCAGAAAATAAAAAATCAGAGAATGAAACAGCCGAATAA
- a CDS encoding PTS transporter subunit EIIC → MTEKVSLKVKVQRFGTFLSMMVMPNIPALIAWGFITSLFLTPGGWIVAIWPHSVGFTKEISNVIGPMLGYMIPLLIAYTGGKNVYGSERGGVVGAIGAMGCFVAAEVGPGIPMILGAMVVGPLGGWLQKKFDNWVQPHIKTGLEMLVNNFSAGFMGLFLAIISYKVVEPFVDFFTNIAHDGVQALINAHLIPLANLFIEPAKILFLNNAINHGILTPLGLDQAKTAGKSILFLLEANPGPGLGILIAFWLFGKGTAKATAPGAIIIQFIGGIHEIYFPYVMMKPALFLAVMAGGVSGTFMNNILNTGLVAPAAPGSIIAIFAQGSSPAAGGIMNFVKILIAVLVAAAVSFIVAAIILRRDKSMVDDTAFAEAQAGVAADKAVSKGQSNSATTSDFSAVKHIIFACDAGMGSSAMGASILRNKAKKAGLTQDVTNVAIANLKAGSDTIVVTQEELAPRAATMAPEAIRYSVANFLNSPKYDEIINTLTGADEIVVTPVSVETSNADEIDLNQIDEVVFAHDSVHTGSSTMGKETIQAIFRNHGVKIPVSDVEFIGLGAFNASNIMIVTTQEFTDTAKSKAPNAQHLSVESLITTPEYLNMVKRMNK, encoded by the coding sequence ATGACTGAAAAAGTTAGTTTGAAAGTAAAAGTCCAACGTTTTGGTACTTTCTTATCAATGATGGTTATGCCTAATATCCCAGCATTAATTGCTTGGGGATTTATTACCTCATTGTTTTTGACACCTGGTGGATGGATTGTTGCGATTTGGCCACATTCTGTAGGATTTACGAAAGAAATTTCAAATGTTATTGGCCCAATGTTGGGTTATATGATTCCTCTACTTATCGCTTATACTGGTGGTAAAAATGTTTACGGTAGTGAACGCGGAGGTGTTGTAGGTGCTATTGGTGCAATGGGATGTTTTGTTGCAGCAGAAGTTGGACCTGGAATTCCTATGATTTTAGGAGCTATGGTTGTAGGGCCTCTTGGTGGATGGTTACAAAAGAAATTTGACAATTGGGTACAACCTCATATTAAAACAGGTTTGGAAATGTTAGTTAATAACTTTTCTGCTGGTTTTATGGGATTATTTCTTGCAATTATTTCTTATAAAGTAGTTGAACCATTCGTTGATTTCTTTACAAATATTGCTCATGATGGTGTGCAAGCATTGATTAATGCCCACTTGATTCCATTGGCTAATTTATTTATTGAGCCAGCTAAAATCTTATTCCTTAATAATGCTATTAATCATGGTATTTTAACACCGCTTGGTCTTGATCAAGCAAAGACTGCAGGTAAATCAATTCTTTTCCTTTTGGAAGCTAATCCTGGTCCTGGGCTTGGTATTTTGATTGCTTTCTGGTTATTCGGTAAAGGTACTGCGAAGGCGACAGCTCCTGGTGCTATCATTATTCAATTTATTGGTGGTATCCATGAAATTTATTTCCCATATGTTATGATGAAACCTGCACTGTTCCTTGCTGTTATGGCTGGTGGTGTATCTGGTACATTTATGAACAATATTTTGAACACGGGTCTTGTGGCTCCAGCTGCGCCTGGTTCGATTATTGCTATTTTTGCACAAGGTTCCTCTCCTGCTGCAGGTGGTATCATGAACTTTGTCAAAATTTTGATTGCTGTTCTTGTAGCTGCTGCGGTATCTTTCATTGTAGCTGCTATAATTTTAAGACGTGACAAGTCTATGGTTGATGATACAGCATTTGCTGAAGCTCAGGCTGGTGTAGCTGCTGATAAAGCCGTTTCTAAAGGTCAATCTAATTCTGCTACAACAAGTGACTTCTCTGCTGTAAAACATATTATTTTTGCTTGTGATGCTGGGATGGGCTCATCTGCGATGGGGGCTTCTATCTTGCGTAATAAAGCTAAAAAAGCAGGATTGACTCAAGATGTGACGAACGTTGCTATTGCAAACCTTAAAGCTGGCTCTGACACGATTGTTGTTACTCAGGAAGAGTTGGCTCCCCGGGCTGCTACAATGGCTCCAGAAGCGATTCGTTATTCTGTTGCTAATTTCTTAAATTCACCTAAGTATGATGAAATTATCAATACATTAACAGGTGCTGACGAAATTGTTGTGACTCCTGTTAGTGTTGAAACTTCGAATGCTGATGAAATTGATCTAAATCAAATTGATGAAGTGGTTTTTGCTCATGATAGTGTGCATACAGGATCTAGTACTATGGGTAAAGAAACAATTCAAGCGATTTTCCGTAATCATGGTGTAAAAATTCCAGTGTCAGATGTTGAGTTTATTGGTCTTGGAGCTTTTAATGCTTCAAATATCATGATTGTAACGACTCAAGAATTTACAGACACAGCAAAATCAAAAGCACCAAATGCGCAACATCTTTCAGTAGAAAGTCTGATTACAACACCTGAATATTTGAACATGGTTAAACGAATGAATAAATGA